One region of Drosophila teissieri strain GT53w chromosome 2L, Prin_Dtei_1.1, whole genome shotgun sequence genomic DNA includes:
- the LOC122611835 gene encoding aldehyde dehydrogenase, mitochondrial-like, translating to MLRVLKTGALLRSQTKNFAAAVANYSSLPEPQTQPDILYTGVFINNEWHKSKSCKTFETINPTTEEAIAEIQCGNKDDIDLAVQAARNAFKLGSPWRRMDASERGRLLYRLADLMERDQVYLASLETLDNGKPYNMSYNVDLPLSIKNLRYFAGWADKNHGQTIPMDGEFFTYTRHEPVGVCGQIIPWNFPILMMAWKLGPALATGNTIVLKPAEQTSLTALYIAQLVKEAGFPEGVVNVVPGFGGTGAALANHCDVDKVAFTGSTDVGKLIQLASGNTNLKRVTLELGGKSPNIILADTDLDYAVETAHFGLFFNMGQCCCAGSRTFVEDKIYDEFVERSAERAKKRTVGNPFDQNTEQGPQVNEEQMEKILGMIQTGKKQGAKLVAGGSRQDDLPGYFIQPTVFADVQDDMTIAREEIFGPVQQLIRFKKLDEVIERANNSEYGLAAAVFTKDLDKANYIVGGLRAGMVWVNTYNVLAAQAPFGGYKMSGHGRENGEYALSNYTEVKSVIVKVAQKNS from the exons ATGCTGCGCGTTTTGAAGACCGGTGCCCTGCTGCGTTCCCAAACGAAGAACTTCGCAGCAGCTGTTGCGAACTACTCCTCCCTCCCGGAGCCGCAGACTCAGCCCGATATCCTCTACACAGGG GTGTTCATCAACAACGAGTGGCACAAGAGCAAGTCGTGCAAAACTTTCGAAACCATCAACCCCACCACGGAGGAGGCCATCGCCGAAATCCAGTGTGGTAATAAGGACGATATCGATCTTGCCGTCCAGGCTGCCCGCAATGCATTCAA ATTGGGATCCCCATGGCGTCGCATGGATGCCTCGGAGCGGGGTCGCCTCCTCTACCGCCTGGCTGATCTCATGGAGCGCGATCAGGTTTATCTTGCC aGTCTGGAGACCCTCGACAACGGCAAGCCCTACAACATGTCCTACAACGTGGATCTCCCGCTTTCCATCAAGAACCTGCGCTACTTCGCTGGATGGGCGGACAAGAACCATGGCCAGACCATTCCCATGGACGGAGAATTCTTCACTTACACCCGCCACGAGCCCGTGGGCGTGTGCGGCCAAATCATTCCCTGGAACTTCCCCATCCTGATGATGGCCTGGAAACTGGGTCCCGCTCTGGCCACCGGCAACACCATTGTGCTGAAGCCCGCCGAGCAGACCAGCTTGACTGCCCTGTACATTGCCCAGTTGGTGAAGGAGGCTGGCTTCCCGGAGGGTGTGGTCAATGTGGTCCCCGGATTTGGAGGTACTGGCGCTGCCTTGGCTAACCACTGCGATGTGGATAAGGTGGCCTTCACCGGTTCCACCGATGTGGGCAAGCTTATCCAGCTCGCATCGGGAAATACCAACCTGAAGCGTGTGACACTGGAGTTGGGAGGCAAGTCGCCCAACATTATTCTGGCTGACACCGATTTGGACTACGCCGTCGAGACGGCCCACTTTGGCCTGTTCTTTAACATGGGCCAGTGCTGCTGTGCGGGATCTCGTACCTTCGTGGAGGACAAGATCTACGATGAGTTTGTCGAGCGCAGTGCGGAGCGGGCTAAGAAGCGCACCGTGGGCAATCCCTTCGATCAGAACACTGAGCAGGGTCCTCAGGTGAACGAGGAGCAGATGGAGAAGATCCTCGGAATGATCCAAACAGGCAAGAAGCAGGGCGCCAAGTTGGTCGCCGGTGGCAGTCGCCAAGATGATCTGCCCGGCTACTTCATCCAGCCCACGGTGTTTGCCGATGTCCAGGATGACATGACCATTGCCAGGGAGGAGATCTTTGGACCGGTCCAGCAGCTGATCCGCTTCAAGAAGCTGGATGAGGTCATCGAGCGGGCCAACAACTCCGAGTACGGATTGGCCGCCGCCGTCTTCACCAAGGATCTGGACAAGGCCAACTACATTGTGGGTGGCCTGCGTGCCGGTATGGTGTGGGTGAACACCTACAACGTCCTCGCCGCCCAGGCTCCATTCGGTGGCTACAAAATGTCCGGCCATGGACGTGAGAACGGAGAGTACGCTCTGTCCAACTACACGGAGGTCAAGAGCGTCATCGTCAAGGTGGCCCAGAAGAACTCCTAA